A DNA window from Microcystis aeruginosa NIES-843 contains the following coding sequences:
- a CDS encoding Uma2 family endonuclease, whose product MVQAPIEPQLFYPDSDGKPMADNTVQYRWIVRLVANLKYLFKGQTVFVAGDLLWYPQQVTVPPAPRQAPDAMVVFGRPPGERGSYKQWEEDNIAPQVVFEILSPSNSAREMLKKQSFYREHGVLEMFFYDPDSHDFWGLVRANQQEDFFPVTALNFPWTSPILGIRFEMFEEGLEVFYPDGERFKDPETLFEERNQAQQERNQAQQERDRAFARLRELGIDPTQL is encoded by the coding sequence ATGGTTCAAGCACCCATCGAACCCCAACTTTTCTATCCTGACTCCGACGGTAAACCTATGGCCGACAACACAGTTCAATATCGCTGGATTGTTCGCTTGGTTGCCAATCTCAAGTATTTATTTAAAGGGCAAACCGTCTTTGTCGCTGGAGATTTGCTCTGGTATCCCCAGCAGGTAACTGTACCCCCCGCTCCCCGTCAAGCTCCCGATGCCATGGTAGTTTTCGGCCGTCCACCGGGTGAGCGCGGCAGCTATAAACAATGGGAAGAAGACAATATTGCCCCCCAGGTAGTGTTTGAAATCCTCTCTCCGAGCAATAGTGCCAGGGAAATGCTCAAAAAGCAGTCTTTCTATCGGGAGCATGGGGTATTAGAAATGTTTTTCTATGACCCAGACTCCCATGATTTCTGGGGATTGGTGCGGGCCAATCAGCAAGAGGATTTTTTCCCAGTAACGGCCTTGAATTTTCCTTGGACTTCCCCAATCCTAGGGATTCGGTTTGAGATGTTTGAAGAGGGTTTAGAGGTCTTTTATCCCGATGGGGAACGATTTAAAGACCCTGAAACCCTCTTTGAGGAACGCAACCAAGCACAACAAGAACGCAACCAAGCACAACAGGAACGCGACCGCGCTTTTGCCCGATTACGCGAATTGGGCATTGACCCGACACAGTTGTGA
- a CDS encoding DUF3782 domain-containing protein, with translation MATTSEDVWRLLAELATAQKETDKQLKETDLLLKEVSQQQKENAQQQKKTDKQLKELGQQIGGLGAKFGSFTEGLALPSMETILRQRFGMEVISPSVRVSKEGQHLEIDVLAYTNGELNTAYIVEVKSHAREESISQLKSILQRFRRFFPEHKDKKLYGILAAVHLSSELREKILQEGFYVARIHDQVFELDIPDNFQPRLY, from the coding sequence ATGGCAACTACATCCGAAGACGTATGGCGACTCTTAGCCGAATTAGCGACTGCTCAAAAAGAAACCGACAAACAACTGAAGGAGACTGACCTACTATTGAAGGAAGTTAGTCAGCAACAGAAGGAAAACGCGCAACAACAGAAGAAAACTGACAAACAACTCAAAGAATTAGGTCAGCAAATTGGGGGACTCGGTGCCAAATTCGGCAGCTTTACCGAAGGACTTGCCCTCCCTTCAATGGAAACGATTCTCAGACAACGCTTTGGTATGGAAGTTATCAGTCCCAGTGTGCGAGTCAGTAAAGAAGGACAACACCTAGAAATTGATGTCCTTGCCTATACTAATGGTGAGCTAAATACTGCTTATATCGTCGAGGTTAAAAGTCATGCTAGAGAGGAGTCTATTTCACAATTAAAAAGTATTTTGCAACGGTTTCGCCGCTTTTTCCCTGAACACAAAGATAAAAAACTCTATGGCATATTAGCGGCGGTTCATTTATCATCAGAATTACGGGAAAAAATTCTGCAAGAAGGGTTTTATGTGGCTCGGATTCATGACCAAGTATTTGAATTGGATATTCCCGATAATTTTCAACCTCGACTTTATTAA
- the hpf gene encoding ribosome hibernation-promoting factor, HPF/YfiA family, whose protein sequence is MKLLIQGNNIAVTEPIHDYVEQKLEKAVKHFNGITTKVDVHLSVEKNARIPDRHRAEVTVYANGTVIRAQEGSENLYASIDLVSDKIARQLRKYKERLVDHRTNAPVKTSEVVQEKPLDGSLIGDRTPELPAEVVRMKYFAMPPMTIEEALTQLQLVDHDFYMFCNKDTNEINVIYQRNHGGFGVIQPRPVNLNGKESN, encoded by the coding sequence ATGAAGCTATTGATTCAGGGCAATAATATCGCTGTCACCGAACCTATTCATGATTATGTGGAACAAAAGCTGGAGAAAGCGGTGAAACATTTTAACGGCATAACCACAAAGGTTGATGTTCACCTCTCCGTGGAAAAGAATGCACGCATTCCCGATCGCCACAGAGCGGAGGTAACGGTTTATGCTAATGGGACAGTGATTCGCGCTCAAGAAGGAAGCGAAAATTTGTACGCGAGTATTGATTTAGTTTCTGATAAAATCGCTCGTCAACTCCGCAAGTATAAAGAAAGATTGGTGGATCATCGCACCAACGCCCCCGTTAAAACTAGCGAGGTGGTGCAAGAGAAACCCTTAGATGGTAGCCTAATTGGCGATCGCACTCCCGAATTACCTGCGGAAGTAGTGCGGATGAAATACTTTGCCATGCCACCGATGACTATTGAGGAAGCACTAACACAATTGCAATTAGTCGATCACGATTTCTATATGTTCTGCAACAAAGACACTAACGAAATCAACGTTATCTATCAACGCAATCACGGCGGTTTTGGTGTTATTCAGCCCCGTCCCGTCAACCTCAATGGCAAAGAATCCAATTAA
- a CDS encoding Hsp20/alpha crystallin family protein produces MAFTLYSPFLEINSVQRQIDQLFQEVLPTTSLVSRPPVEISVNEDSVELKIELPGVDIKDIDVEVSKQMVAINGQRECAAEVKNSEFYYGKFSRLITLPVEVQNSQVTANYQDGILYLTLPKAAAEKNKVVKVNLG; encoded by the coding sequence ATGGCTTTCACTCTTTATTCCCCCTTCCTAGAAATTAATTCTGTTCAACGTCAAATCGATCAACTTTTTCAAGAAGTATTACCGACAACTTCATTGGTATCTCGTCCCCCGGTGGAAATCTCCGTTAACGAGGATTCCGTGGAATTAAAAATCGAATTACCTGGTGTGGATATTAAAGATATCGATGTGGAGGTTAGCAAGCAAATGGTGGCTATTAATGGGCAACGTGAATGCGCTGCCGAGGTAAAAAACAGCGAATTTTATTATGGTAAATTTAGTCGCTTGATTACCCTGCCAGTAGAGGTGCAAAATAGCCAAGTTACCGCTAACTATCAAGACGGTATTCTTTATCTCACCCTCCCGAAAGCGGCGGCAGAAAAAAATAAAGTGGTGAAAGTTAATCTTGGTTAG
- a CDS encoding L-threonylcarbamoyladenylate synthase, producing MATIYSLHPENPQQRSIQEICHALKNGAIMLYPTDTVYAIGCDLNVKSAVERVRQIKQLSNDKPLTFLCSSLSNISEYAVVSDYAYKIMRRVIPGPYTFLLPATKLVPKVVMNPKRKTTGIRVPDHVICRTILETLENPIISSSAHLPDQEGDFPTKGLESARLFDALDHIVDLIIEDGSAPGSEVSTIVDFTGDQPDIVRQGLGWPELQQWF from the coding sequence ATGGCTACTATTTACTCTCTCCATCCGGAAAATCCCCAACAACGTTCTATCCAAGAAATCTGTCATGCCCTTAAAAATGGGGCAATTATGCTTTATCCTACCGATACTGTCTACGCGATCGGTTGCGATCTCAATGTGAAATCTGCCGTCGAACGAGTTCGCCAAATCAAGCAACTATCTAATGATAAACCCTTGACGTTTCTCTGTTCTTCTTTGTCGAATATTTCCGAGTACGCAGTGGTCAGCGATTATGCCTATAAGATTATGCGACGAGTTATACCCGGTCCCTACACTTTTCTCTTACCGGCGACTAAATTAGTGCCGAAAGTGGTGATGAATCCGAAGCGGAAAACCACCGGTATCCGGGTTCCCGATCACGTTATCTGTCGCACTATTCTCGAAACCCTAGAAAATCCCATTATCTCTAGTTCTGCCCATCTTCCCGATCAGGAGGGGGATTTTCCCACCAAGGGATTAGAATCCGCTAGGTTATTCGATGCCCTCGATCATATAGTTGATTTAATTATCGAAGATGGTTCGGCTCCCGGTTCGGAAGTGTCAACAATTGTTGATTTTACCGGCGATCAACCGGATATCGTGCGTCAGGGTTTGGGTTGGCCGGAATTACAACAATGGTTTTAA
- the larC gene encoding nickel pincer cofactor biosynthesis protein LarC, whose amino-acid sequence MERVNSSHDSKIVAYWDCPTGIAGDMCLGALVDLGVPLEYLIAQLQTLGIEDEYQLRAEKVHRRGQIATKIHVDVTAEKSADHHHHHHHTPARHLPEIENLIKQANLPQKVQEWSLAVFQQLAIAEGAVHGIAPEKVHFHEVGATDAIVDIVGTCLGLDWLSVSELYCSSLPTGGGTVQAAHGRLPVPVPAVVQLFSQGQVPIYSNGIEAELVTPTGAAIVTTLAKSFGKPPKMQLEKVGLGAGTKDLPIPNLVRLWLGKKTPEKLDERETVAVLETQIDDLNPQAIAYLSESLLQVGALDVFSQAITMKKSRLGILLTVICALDKIAICESMIFQETTTLGIRRTIQERSILKREIQSIDTVYGKIRLKVAYKESINQPITVQPEYEDCAAIARQHHLPWRFVHQMALAVWQEKNQS is encoded by the coding sequence ATGGAGAGAGTAAATAGTAGCCATGATAGCAAAATCGTCGCCTATTGGGATTGTCCCACGGGAATTGCCGGGGATATGTGTTTAGGGGCGTTAGTAGATTTAGGAGTCCCCCTAGAATACCTGATTGCACAACTACAAACTTTAGGAATTGAGGATGAATATCAGTTAAGGGCCGAAAAAGTGCATCGTCGCGGTCAAATTGCCACTAAGATTCACGTCGATGTCACTGCCGAGAAGTCTGCTGATCATCACCACCATCACCATCATACCCCCGCTCGCCATTTACCGGAGATCGAAAATTTAATTAAACAGGCAAATTTACCCCAGAAAGTCCAAGAATGGAGTTTAGCGGTTTTTCAACAACTTGCGATCGCAGAAGGAGCCGTTCACGGGATCGCGCCGGAAAAGGTGCATTTTCACGAAGTGGGGGCAACCGATGCCATTGTTGATATCGTCGGGACTTGTTTGGGTTTGGATTGGCTATCGGTGAGTGAATTATACTGTTCTTCTCTACCCACTGGCGGCGGTACAGTTCAGGCCGCCCATGGTCGTTTACCGGTTCCCGTGCCAGCAGTAGTACAATTGTTCAGTCAGGGACAAGTACCAATTTATAGTAATGGCATCGAAGCGGAGTTAGTAACACCTACGGGGGCAGCTATTGTGACAACTTTAGCTAAAAGTTTCGGTAAACCGCCGAAAATGCAGTTAGAAAAGGTCGGTTTAGGGGCAGGTACAAAAGATTTACCGATTCCCAATCTTGTCCGGCTTTGGTTAGGGAAAAAAACACCAGAAAAGCTAGATGAAAGGGAAACCGTGGCAGTTTTAGAAACTCAAATTGATGACTTAAATCCGCAAGCGATCGCCTACTTAAGTGAGTCTTTATTACAAGTGGGTGCCTTGGATGTATTTAGTCAAGCAATTACTATGAAAAAATCTCGTTTAGGGATACTCTTGACAGTAATTTGTGCCTTGGATAAAATTGCGATTTGTGAAAGTATGATCTTTCAGGAAACCACAACTTTAGGCATTAGAAGGACGATTCAAGAGCGATCAATCTTAAAAAGAGAGATACAATCGATCGATACTGTCTATGGTAAAATTCGGCTAAAAGTTGCCTACAAAGAGTCAATTAATCAACCGATTACCGTACAACCAGAATACGAAGATTGTGCCGCAATTGCCCGTCAGCATCATCTACCTTGGCGATTTGTTCATCAAATGGCCTTAGCTGTTTGGCAAGAAAAAAATCAGTCTTAA
- a CDS encoding DUF29 domain-containing protein, with protein MKNQLSQLYETDFNLWIEQTVNHLKKGNLQALDLDNLIEEISDMGRNNRREIFSRLKVLLMHLLKWQYQPEKRTNNWINTIDEQREQLELILRDSPSLKPYLADIFAECYQKAVRGTVNETNLPKETFPVDCPFSQEQVLNWDYFPENTF; from the coding sequence ATGAAAAATCAATTATCTCAGCTTTATGAAACTGATTTTAATTTGTGGATTGAGCAAACCGTAAATCACTTAAAAAAGGGCAATTTACAGGCCCTTGATTTAGATAACTTAATCGAAGAAATATCCGATATGGGACGTAATAATAGACGGGAGATATTCAGTCGTTTAAAAGTTCTCTTGATGCACTTACTTAAATGGCAATATCAACCGGAAAAACGGACTAATAACTGGATAAATACCATTGATGAGCAAAGAGAACAATTAGAGCTTATTTTAAGGGATAGTCCTAGCTTAAAACCCTATTTAGCCGATATTTTCGCAGAATGTTATCAAAAAGCAGTGCGAGGGACGGTAAATGAAACTAATTTACCAAAAGAAACTTTTCCAGTTGATTGTCCTTTTAGCCAAGAACAGGTTTTAAATTGGGATTATTTTCCTGAAAATACCTTTTGA
- a CDS encoding calcium-binding protein, translating to MATYYGTNLANYYNYMGSEQLYAYGYGGNDTIYGNTNNDYIDGGDGNDYLYGWSGNDPLWGWNGNDYLDGGTGNDTLWGESGNDTLLGGSGNDYLSGGNGNDRLMGTAITNYYNNEYDTLVGGAGSDIFVLGSGAGNYYQGSGYALITDYNGANDYIEIYRIINSISLSRVNWFGTSALDTAIYQGGDLIGVVQDNTSISLTSSYFQFV from the coding sequence ATGGCTACTTACTACGGTACAAATCTTGCAAACTACTACAACTATATGGGAAGTGAACAACTTTATGCCTATGGTTATGGTGGCAATGATACCATTTACGGTAATACCAACAATGATTATATTGACGGTGGCGACGGCAACGATTATTTGTATGGATGGTCGGGAAATGATCCCCTATGGGGATGGAATGGCAACGATTATTTAGATGGGGGAACTGGTAATGACACTTTATGGGGAGAATCGGGAAATGATACCTTATTAGGGGGATCAGGAAATGATTATCTGAGTGGTGGTAATGGTAATGATCGCTTAATGGGCACTGCTATTACCAACTATTATAACAATGAGTATGACACTTTAGTTGGGGGGGCTGGATCGGACATTTTTGTGCTAGGTAGCGGTGCTGGCAACTATTATCAAGGTAGTGGTTATGCTCTTATTACTGACTATAACGGAGCAAACGACTATATTGAAATATATAGGATTATTAATTCAATTAGCCTATCGAGGGTAAATTGGTTTGGTACTTCTGCTTTAGATACAGCCATCTATCAAGGAGGTGACTTAATTGGAGTCGTTCAAGACAACACCAGCATTTCGTTAACCAGTTCTTACTTTCAATTTGTTTAG
- a CDS encoding DUF29 domain-containing protein, producing MKNQLSQLYETDFNLWLEQTINHLKKGNLEALDLDNLIEEISDMVRNNRREVFSRLKVLLMHLLKWQYQPEKRTNSWINTIDEQREQLELILRDSPSLKPYLADIFAECYQKAVRGMVNETNLPKETFLVDCPFSQEQVLKWDYLPENSF from the coding sequence ATGAAAAATCAATTATCTCAGCTTTATGAAACTGATTTTAATTTGTGGCTTGAGCAAACCATAAATCACTTAAAAAAGGGCAATTTAGAGGCACTCGATTTAGATAACTTAATCGAAGAAATATCCGATATGGTACGTAATAATAGACGGGAGGTATTCAGTCGTTTAAAAGTTCTCTTGATGCACTTACTTAAATGGCAATATCAACCAGAAAAACGGACTAATAGCTGGATAAATACCATTGATGAACAAAGAGAACAATTAGAGCTTATTTTAAGGGATAGTCCTAGCTTAAAACCCTATTTAGCCGATATTTTCGCAGAATGTTATCAAAAAGCAGTGCGAGGGATGGTAAATGAAACTAATTTACCAAAAGAAACTTTTCTGGTTGATTGTCCCTTTAGCCAAGAACAGGTTTTAAAGTGGGATTATCTTCCTGAAAATAGCTTTTGA
- a CDS encoding LamG domain-containing protein, with translation MSNASNDLVLHLKLDTIIPDGGNQRVRSALTENFLASSENVSAFTESQYRSHGNPQFVSDEHFGSCFIFDGRQDYIEIPNSEDINFATNQDFTVASWIKIAKEQPFKTNGDNDIIEKWNGSGGYPYVIRYMRDSQTIHAARYDGSNNPSITTTTKLNSEQFYHIAFVKEGSKLRLYLDGHEENSTDDTTQSQTQNDSPLYLARRGGSNEAYANYFAGTIAHLRIYKKALSPEEIKQDINDNLTVIAAFNLAYPLDFDLYEGDNKESIIFIENDTKGEELVFEIQNDTEQGITLPAKSGAVSQNNYHFELRFRPDTLSPKSLQQLAFKPQSNWSMSSPVTQADGIVSLYFLTTNTTLSANEVVTLTLQNVSASAAGGARTTRVEFLCPEFTYQGETLTHYYREKKLSVIDHRGKKNIPLHVSFVGSNRILNDGTTTNKLTLRIVNVLKDKSIPLIPDSKGDNASKFIISFDVQEEGQNKDWALGTTSQVQGIGIQGTDFRLTARHIEEWKIVKETQGESPTWTITNQNEENVELRQEQGIELIVSNILSSLPSGQTNLYIRYENIPGYWDGTFICTIEKSPILFDERGKVGMGITPGTEQLKVKGDTAITGKFSLGQLIANYDSGWFDVEINKNYKKEHNLGTFLLVTQILFKDTNGRIWDAKTTLRRVNDGDFQNSYCGYYLLMPDHNTFDFATAGQAVFAADNTSTYGPERKSQRFTKGSYRIFAWRIGATLNE, from the coding sequence ATGAGTAACGCAAGCAATGACTTAGTTTTACATCTAAAACTAGATACAATTATCCCTGATGGAGGTAATCAGAGAGTTCGCAGTGCTTTAACTGAGAATTTCTTAGCGTCAAGTGAGAATGTTTCAGCTTTTACTGAGAGCCAATATAGGAGTCATGGTAATCCCCAATTTGTAAGTGATGAACATTTTGGCAGTTGTTTCATTTTTGATGGAAGACAAGACTATATAGAAATTCCTAATTCAGAGGACATTAACTTTGCAACTAATCAAGATTTTACCGTTGCCAGTTGGATAAAAATAGCCAAAGAACAACCATTTAAAACCAATGGTGACAACGATATTATTGAAAAATGGAATGGTAGTGGAGGTTATCCCTATGTCATCAGATATATGCGTGATAGCCAAACAATCCATGCAGCAAGATATGATGGTTCTAATAATCCCTCTATCACCACCACAACTAAACTTAATAGTGAGCAATTTTATCACATTGCTTTTGTGAAAGAAGGTAGCAAGTTACGGCTTTATTTAGATGGACATGAAGAAAATAGTACGGATGATACAACCCAATCTCAAACACAAAATGATTCACCTCTTTATCTAGCACGTAGAGGAGGAAGCAATGAAGCTTATGCTAACTATTTCGCGGGAACAATTGCTCATCTCCGCATCTATAAAAAGGCATTATCTCCAGAAGAAATTAAACAGGATATAAATGATAATTTAACGGTGATCGCCGCTTTTAATCTTGCCTATCCTCTTGATTTTGACTTATATGAAGGGGACAATAAAGAGTCCATTATCTTTATTGAAAATGATACTAAGGGAGAAGAACTGGTTTTTGAAATTCAAAATGATACAGAACAAGGGATTACTTTACCAGCAAAAAGTGGAGCAGTCAGTCAAAATAATTATCATTTTGAATTAAGATTTAGACCTGATACTCTATCGCCTAAATCTTTACAGCAATTGGCTTTTAAACCTCAAAGTAATTGGAGTATGAGTTCTCCTGTTACTCAAGCAGATGGGATAGTTTCTCTCTATTTTCTAACAACTAATACTACTTTGTCAGCTAATGAGGTCGTTACTTTAACCCTGCAAAATGTCAGTGCTTCAGCAGCGGGAGGGGCGAGAACAACCAGAGTTGAGTTTTTATGTCCAGAGTTTACTTATCAAGGAGAGACTTTAACTCATTATTACCGAGAAAAAAAACTCAGCGTTATCGATCATCGAGGGAAGAAAAATATTCCGCTTCATGTCAGTTTTGTAGGCTCCAATCGCATTTTGAATGATGGCACAACGACAAATAAGTTAACTTTGCGAATTGTTAATGTATTAAAAGATAAATCTATTCCTTTGATTCCAGATAGTAAGGGGGATAATGCCTCTAAGTTTATTATCTCTTTTGATGTTCAAGAAGAAGGGCAGAATAAAGATTGGGCTTTGGGAACCACAAGTCAAGTACAAGGAATAGGGATTCAAGGAACAGATTTTCGACTGACTGCAAGACATATAGAGGAGTGGAAAATTGTTAAAGAGACTCAAGGAGAATCGCCAACTTGGACAATAACTAATCAAAATGAAGAAAACGTTGAGTTACGACAGGAACAGGGTATTGAATTAATAGTTAGTAATATCCTTTCTTCTCTTCCTTCCGGTCAGACAAATCTTTATATCCGCTATGAAAATATTCCGGGTTATTGGGATGGAACTTTTATTTGTACGATAGAAAAATCACCCATTTTGTTTGATGAGCGCGGCAAGGTTGGCATGGGTATTACTCCAGGGACTGAACAATTGAAAGTAAAGGGAGATACAGCGATCACAGGCAAATTTTCTCTAGGTCAACTTATTGCCAATTATGATAGTGGTTGGTTTGATGTTGAAATAAATAAAAATTATAAGAAAGAGCATAACTTAGGAACTTTCTTATTAGTTACTCAAATTCTTTTTAAAGATACTAATGGCAGAATATGGGATGCAAAAACGACACTTCGTAGAGTCAATGATGGTGACTTCCAAAATAGCTATTGTGGTTATTATTTATTGATGCCAGACCATAATACTTTTGATTTTGCAACAGCAGGACAGGCCGTTTTTGCTGCAGACAATACTTCAACTTATGGACCGGAAAGGAAAAGTCAACGTTTTACCAAAGGTAGCTATCGAATTTTTGCTTGGAGGATTGGAGCTACATTAAATGAATAA
- a CDS encoding nucleotidyltransferase domain-containing protein: MTLTIVNDTLKTILARLKRELKNHYGDRLKQLIMFGSQARGDAHPDSDIDVLVVLKGEVNAGEEIEKTGSIIASLSLEKDAVISCIFMDEYRFIHRSGFLLRNIRKKGIIL, encoded by the coding sequence ATGACATTAACGATTGTTAATGATACCCTAAAAACCATTCTCGCTCGACTGAAACGAGAATTAAAAAATCATTACGGCGATCGCCTTAAACAGTTGATCATGTTTGGTTCTCAGGCCAGGGGTGACGCGCATCCAGACTCTGATATTGATGTCTTAGTCGTTCTCAAAGGAGAAGTAAATGCAGGTGAAGAAATTGAAAAAACTGGATCCATTATAGCCAGTTTATCTTTAGAAAAAGATGCGGTAATCAGTTGTATATTTATGGATGAATACCGATTCATTCATCGTTCTGGTTTTTTGCTTAGGAATATTCGTAAAAAGGGAATAATTCTATGA